The stretch of DNA caaaaaaataccttcgatactttcgatagtttcgcaaaaaaaatagtGTCATGAACATCGATGGAATCATCAATGGACGGACACGTGACGAGGAACAAATTTCTCAGCTTGCATGTTCTCGCCCTatcatccgtttatttttaGTCCAGAGCTCATTTTTGCACTTGTATGGACTTACGACCTTGATATTCCGGTAACCAGTTTGTTATCTTCCGGTTTAACGCCGCATATTGCTGACATAAACTGTATACTAGTGGAAGTATAAAAACGCCCGGCGGTGAATGTACGAAGAACACACCAACACAATGTACACGGTTTCAATCACGTTCTGCGTACGGGATCTGTGATCACTACGAATGGCACCTACGTTCGACCACAGCATCCGAGCGAAATTCAATTAATACTTGCTGTTCAATGACTGATTGGTGTTTTGAATGTTGTGGAATTGTAAAAATAATAGCTAATCCTTATTCGTGTAAGTATCATTTCGTGACAATGTGAACATTTGAATAACAGCGTTTTTACCGGTTTGACAATGTCGATAAGGATACAGAATATGCTCAATCTGTGGATCAATCTGTGCACGGGAAAGAGAAGCATGTATCAGTAGTTGATGGAGCAAGCCCAAGCGGAAGTTTTTTTCTCATCTGAATGATCATTTTACACGCTAACGTGATGACGGTGTTGCTGTCGTCACTACTACATCTCTGGCTACCTTTAGACAGAAATAATAAGGCTGCCTGGCTACGGGCACAATAACGGAGGCGCGTTCCTGAGCAATAATAAAACCGTTCGCACTCGTTGCTCCTTTTCTGCTAAATAGAGCACATCTATATAAAAGAACGCAACTTGTTTTGTCAGAAGATAGTTAGCATTCAAACTTTCAACCGTTAGGGGAAGGATATTTCGGTTTAGCCTGTGataagaaaataataatttgtgaGTACAATGTGATATGTTCATATGTTATCGAAAGATTCCGAGTGTTATCCAAATTGTTTAGTTCAACCTCATGATCGTATACAGACCTGTTCATAGTGAAATGGAGCAACTTACTTCTTAAAATCTGTGATGCTACCTACAGTAATCTGACGATGTGTTGTTTACTAATATCGGTTCATTAGTATTGCTTACATTCGTGATAGTTAAACATTAAAAGTCAACCATGTCAAGATTTAGTTCGTAGGCGCCAAAACAAAATTGATACATCCATTAAAAATTGCTTGAAGAATTGCTTGAGCAAGCAAATAAACGACGGTGAGAATTCAGCATGGATTAGTTCAATCTAAATCAACAGAACATGATTATCTGCATCTGTCATGATGGAAACACAAATGAATCTGGAGGTTCATATCCATCAAACCTTATGTTTACAGAAATCCAAAAATAACACATTCATTTTGGTCGCGTGTAATTTAAACCAATACTCTGATGATACAAACGAAAAATATCCTCCAATCAACTTCATAACATACATTGCGCTCTCGCATTCATGCTTCGATAAGTTCCGAATTAATTGTGTTGGAAAAAACAACTTCATCAATTGTGTGCCATCAAGATGGTTCTATTGAGAAACCGAAAGGAGTTAAGAAGTCTGAAAAATCGACAATTCTGTCccgaaacaaaaatttaaaaaatactgtTCTCATTTGCCCTGTATGATGGTTTGGATTCTCGTGCAAATTATTAagttaatttataattttaagtTCTCGACCCTTGCAATGCTTgtataaacaaattaaaatacGCTTTTTCTCAACATCTATACTTGACTTCTTACTTCAGTTCAATTACTGTTTGTATAGTGTGATATAGGGCAATCGGTGTGGATAACACATATTGGAAGACTTCCTTCTACACCGGAATGGAATGCCACCTTGCTCTGATCAACAACAGGTGCTTTAAGTGAACAACTCATTGCTTTACGTTTGAAATCCTCATTCGCGTTGTGTTCCTCATTCTCGTGCTAGACAGTTGTCAAGCTTCTCGAAAGTCAGATGTTTCCCGACACTATGATGTTTTATGATCACATTTTTGGTCTTGATACTTCTTGCTTGGCTCACTCATTGAAAAACATCAAAGCAAAAACGTATAGGGCTACTTCAAGGATGAGGGGGAGCAGACTCCACGATATGAAGTTATTTGTTTCACGTTTTATCAGTGTTTTTTATGATAATCCTACCTGCTGCCCTATATCGGTATGGACTGACcaatttatcttatagataatgaATATTCCATTCATATGCACCAGTATGCAAAGTTTGAAGAACTGGTTCTGTTACAAATTGTAATTATCCCTCAAATGCACTTCATATTATAAATAGAAAGCGGAGAAAACAAAGACAAACCGAGGAAATATAACGTATATGTTCTAACTTTTCTTATCTTGAATTATACATGtggtaaaatatatttttgaccaTGACCTTGGTTATTAGTGCCCGCTACATCGTTAGCAaatgataacaaaacaaacgaaaTCATCTCAATGACACTGTAAATTGTCTTTGGTACACGACACCaagaaaattgttaaaaaaaagttggaatggttaaatgggttaTATAACCACCCCCGTTATATCCACTGGGCATGACTCCTTTGGACTGCCAATTGCTCTGTTTTTATTGACTATGTTGGTTTGCTATAAAAATGGTCATTTCACTTCCGACTTTCTTACACTTCCTTATGCGTTAAAAAGTTCAATGTTTCATCGTTTCACAGATTTTAACACATGTaccttttttaacatttttttacagAACACAATGAATGGACAcactctgatcttcgccattcTGTGTGCTGGTGCTTCCGCACAAATCTTTTTGAGTCAACCTATTCCTCTGGCTCGGCAAGAGGTACAAGTTTACAGGATGCTAATCTGGTGTGGCTGAATTATCATCTTATTTCTTTCCCCTCTATCCAGGCTTCACTTGCCCACCCGGCGGTGGTAGAAAACGCAATCAACGAGGCCCACTATCCTTCGGAGTACAAAAATAGGGTATACAATAATCCACACGTTGCTGAAGCACTCGCCAAAGAATCCTGGTTCAGCGATAAGGAAATGCCCGTTTTTGATCGGGCCGCTGATAAAATTCCACGCGACCGTATCGCAAAAATCTTTAAGGATGCTGGATTTGTACGCAGGCGCTAGAGTGTGAAAATGATGAAATTTGTAGCCGATGTGATGTGATGTTGCAATAgttgttattatttttcttgTAAATATTAGAGTATATACTATTCCTTCTATTAGTATGCTAAGATGTGCCCAAGATGTAGTGTTGCATGattatttattttgtaaatatacATGATTAAGTTATTTTTTGCGACAAATAATAAATACATtctgttatttgaaaaaaatatcagcaTGAAGTCCATGTCAAATAAACATATACAAACAGATGGATAATGGAAATTTTAATCCTATAACCTAAACCACCAACAACACCAAGACGATAAATTTTCACATTTTACGGGTCGGTTTATCACACTCATGAAACATACAAACCTTCAGAAAACATATTAATAGGGATTTTTCTAATAATTCAATGCTGAGGTCGCGGTTCCAAGAACAAGTATTTTGTCCGTTGGTCCCATAAATTGTAATTGTCATTCAGTacctaaaatatttgtttttgacGATTCATAATCGAATTGTTAGTAAGATCCTTTGCTATGTTTTCTACCAGTTGGTGCGTTTCATGAGTGTAATAAACGTGAAATATAGAGGCCACATCACAAgtactttttttcgaaatgttTAAGATGGGTGGTCCTGAACCGACTACCATTGGTGCCCATCTTGAAATGGCACCTAACAAATTGCTAGTAGTGTAGGTGAcgacgtgctcccgtggccgagtggttagcgtcataactaacatgccgggtgttcgggttcgattcccgttctggtcgggggaatttttcgtcaaagaaatttcatccgacttgcactgtgatcacgcgtattctagagcttgccactcagaatgcattcaaggcgtgttatttggcatagaaatctcaactaagtactaataaaaatgacgcaagtaatactacgttgagacggcaaagttcctctaggaacgttagtgccattgaagaagaagaagaagaagaagaagtaggtGACGAAATGCATTcgttgcgtggacaccgactggacaacatcattgctggacgagctggacggcgagggatccaGTGCCTTCCTCAAGGCAAGAGGGAGGAGGTGTAGTGCTgaagtagagtaaagttttccaaaggcttttctcaaggctagagacgaatgaactgaaaaagtttaaagtctctataatacaataccttaccttacccCTGACGAAATGCTTACAATTTGCCTACATCTGTTTTTCCTGCTCCATTCATTTTATAGTTCACCTTTTGTTTTCATTACTTTAATCTCCGAACGAAGAAGTTTTTCGCTTGAATATTCCTCCCATGGGGAGGAGTGATGAGTTGAAAAGTAAGTAGAATTGGAAAACGCGACCAATAGCAGtgttaaatataaaaaagaatCTGACTGCCCTTCTCTCAGTATCTAGCTAGATGTTCGTTCATCGAGTGTCACACTTGTTGACAACTATGGGTCGGGTTCAGTTGTAGTAACAGAGTATGAATAATTCGCCTCgcgtagtccgtatgatcctgctgctGCCATGTGTCTTAAAGGGAGGGGTTCGATATGTAGTGAATTTAAACTTGCAGCACTGAGAACGATCATGAGGTTTTGGTTCGTATGCTTGTATATCATGAAGTGCCAACCGAAGCAGAGTTCTCACGTTCCCGTTTGGTTTGTGGTGTGCAACGACAAACGAAGGCCACTGGGGAAAATGACTTCTGCAAAAtcgaatttgaacaaacgaaaatgAGTTACTTagattaatgcaattttaaagATATTTGGAATCAAACTTGTTTTGGTTTTTGAAACCCTCGATTTTCggagatttttcgtttttcaaaaaaactcgaattttaacgtttgtgacaccagtaaatgaagtccgaatgagcgaatattttgcatagggtatattatagtgcaaatcaacatttcgtagcaagttccgaatgaaaaatcgagataactattcttattggcacccaaaaccatacttttcgtttcgtaggtactccgaaaaaaacctAAGTCGcaaaatgccgatttttgacaaacatttttttccgagatgacattttaagacatttggcatcaatttttttttccgaaaaccccgatttcctttactctcccttgagtgatttttcgattttaaaaacaggaagtgggttatatctatggtataaccgcaagggtgacgtaggactatcgttgatttagagatcatttgtttgaagttgaatctaaatccattctgaatgaatgaataaatgaatatttgggggacttcgaaaacgagagcgttacgttggaggcacaaggttttatgcatccaatataggatacgaaaaaccttgttctgaagaataatcttcagaagctaacctgctaactgtacttgattgacaaatcacaaacccaaaaatacatatggatattttatggatagaaaacattaaaataaactctttcgcttgaatgtaattttcaatttcaaggggaactggcagattattttccagcaacgattagatatttccacattttcctcgatactggaagccctctagtggttaatactaactcgataaccacctgttaatagtacttgattgaaaaatatttggtcacagtgttacatggatagaaaacattcaaataaactctttcacatgaatgtatttttaaattcccagaggaactggcagattattttccagcaatgattagatctttccggaactttctcgatgctgaatggcatccaaacggaaagaattctgcgcgtgtatgtgtcgatccttcgccgtccacctcctccagcacgttaggcaacgatgttgtctcgtcgatgtcctcacgaaaaatgaatgtgtctcaccaccagaatatcgcttaagtatgctttttgtgtgtgattgaatcgagagaaggtgtggtttacgatggcaatttggaaggcaaactagagggggaatgaactctctgagctcggaactttcggcgactgagcaataatcgattgcgggcgcatacaatattggatacggaaatatcctactgatggggaacaataatcttcagaagctatcctgttaattgcgattgattgaaaaatcacaaaaccaaatgtatttggtcacagtgttacatggatagaaaacattcaaataaactctttctgtatttttaaattcccagaggaactggcagattgttttcagtaacgattagatatttccacattatcctcgatactggaagcccaccagtggttaatactaactcgataaccacctgttaatagtacttgattgaaaaatatttggtcacagtgttatatggatagaaaacattcaaataaactctttcacatgaatgtatttttaaattcccagaggatctggcagattattttccagcaatgattagatctttccggaactttctcgatgctgaatggcatccaaacggaaagaattctgcgcgtgtatgtgtgtgtagcgatgtcttcccggggaactgtttgtggcatcactctcctcctgatggattcccttctggcctagggtgcacaaacaggctcttggtgacaccgttcatccgtgctttcatgataaacgaagagcttcaccacaacagcgacaacatgctccaatcgctgttcaattagaactaagtggatttccgagcggtgctcgcttatataccgattggtgatttaaaaagcctgttttgaaagcaattttaagactattgaaacaagtttttggatcaaaaagtagcaAGTATAGaacacgtagacattttatctttcgaatgaagtgtttatcataccatttcgttcagttgtttaggagctattaacgctcaaaatctcggtctccggcgtaacgctttcgttttcgaaactttgattttacaccccgttatagaaatgaaagacgtagtcctacgtcaaaaaactcaaactttgacctctTTGCGCCTCCCTTAcatccgattgagctgacatTTTGcacagggtgttttttcgaggtagtgaacattttttatggagtaactttttgaaattcgagatgaccattttcattggcacctgtTGACGCGTTCCTCAGCACCAGCACGGCGATGAATAAAACGGTCCCACGCATGCGCTCAATATGTCATCGATGACGTCATGCCGGAGCGGTCGAGTCGGGCGCGAGCATACTCCCGTCGAGCTGGGAAGAATTCACTGAACCTGCAGCTTTTATGATGTTATAGTCAGTTGGATAAACGGATGGTGGACCTCGGTAGAACGGAAATTTCCTCATCAACTAGTTAGACTTCGTAGCATTTGATCGAATACGGGTGACGTGGTTTTTCGAAAATACCGGCGTCTGGCTATTGCTGATTTCTGGAACGGCTGTGAAGACTGTCTGTTCGCGCTGTGGTTGCTTGTCATTAGGAATGTCATCCCGGGTGCCTGACTCGTACTCGATGCTAAGGTGGGTTGGTCTGTAACTGGAAGGTTTATTCTTACTTGCTCGTTTTGGTGAACGTCCGCTGGATATAAAATCATCCAATGGAAGGTAACGTCGTGTTGTCGATATTTGGCTGTTT from Toxorhynchites rutilus septentrionalis strain SRP chromosome 3, ASM2978413v1, whole genome shotgun sequence encodes:
- the LOC129776731 gene encoding uncharacterized protein LOC129776731, with product MNGHTLIFAILCAGASAQIFLSQPIPLARQEASLAHPAVVENAINEAHYPSEYKNRVYNNPHVAEALAKESWFSDKEMPVFDRAADKIPRDRIAKIFKDAGFVRRR